The region ACAACTCTTGCGAATACCCCTGGAAAAACATGTCAGCTTGGGGTTCGCAGACCTTTTTCATGCTATTAACGGCCCCTCCTGATCAATCGTTTCTTTTGCGCCGATATGCTCGACCCGCCGTCGCCAGTTAGACCCAAGGTAGTAGAAACGCAGGCTGTCTTTTTCCTGATTGATCTCATCCGTAAGCCGCTGTTTCAAAACAGCCCACTGTGCAGGATCGACAATACATTCAAATACGGAATACTGCACACGCTGGCCATAATCCTGACATGCTTTTGCTACACGATTCAAGCGCCGGGAACCTCCGGGGTCTGTCGTCGCAACATCATAACTGACTAATACAAGCATTTTTCCCTCTTTATCTTTAATCTGTTATTTCTTTTATTCACTATTCACTGCCTCTTTCGCTGTCTTTTTCACTTCCATATAAACGGCGGATATCCGTCCAGATCGCCCCGCAAATACCGGGCCATGAGGAGCGCCTGAATATGGAATATTATGCCGATCATAACTTTTTCAC is a window of Pseudomonadota bacterium DNA encoding:
- the cas2 gene encoding CRISPR-associated endonuclease Cas2, whose product is MLVLVSYDVATTDPGGSRRLNRVAKACQDYGQRVQYSVFECIVDPAQWAVLKQRLTDEINQEKDSLRFYYLGSNWRRRVEHIGAKETIDQEGPLIA